Proteins from a single region of Macrotis lagotis isolate mMagLag1 chromosome 2, bilby.v1.9.chrom.fasta, whole genome shotgun sequence:
- the H3-3B gene encoding histone H3.3, producing the protein MARTKQTARKSTGGKAPRKQLATKAARKSAPSTGGVKKPHRYRPGTVALREIRRYQKSTELLIRKLPFQRLVREIAQDFKTDLRFQSAAIGALQEASEAYLVGLFEDTNLCAIHAKRVTIMPKDIQLARRIRGERA; encoded by the exons ATGGCGCGTACCAAGCAGACCGCTCGCAAGTCCACCGGGGGCAAGGCTCCACGCAAACAGCTGGCGACGAAGGCTGCCAGGAAAAGCGCCCCCTCTACCGGCGGGGTCAAGAAGCCGCACCGTTACCG GCCCGGGACCGTGGCCCTTCGCGAGATCCGCCGTTACCAGAAGTCCACGGAGCTTTTGATCCGGAAGCTTCCCTTCCAGCGGTTGGTGAGGGAGATTGCCCAGGACTTCAAAACAGACTTGAGGTTCCAGAGTGCAGCTATTGGTGCCCTTCAG gaGGCTAGTGAAGCGTATTTGGTGGGCCTCTTCGAAGATACTAACCTGTGTGCCATCCATGCCAAGAGAGTTACTATCATGCCCAAAGATATCCAATTGGCTCGCAGGATACGGGGAGAAAGAGCTTAA